Proteins co-encoded in one Myxococcus xanthus genomic window:
- a CDS encoding FHA domain-containing protein, producing the protein MPEPLSAHVSRYLRNREVFERNLPAALLVFTPATEEDSGGDGEEYRLKTVTNAGNPTLGASGPLVFPVVKSRTNAFGRGITVGRTGNNDVVLDDGSVSRFHAWFSQEEGHAGFLLTDAGSKNGSWAGGVRLVPRKAVPVADGARLRFGQVEVGFYTTSGFMRMLAVRMAP; encoded by the coding sequence ATGCCCGAGCCGCTCAGCGCCCATGTGTCGCGATACCTCCGCAACCGAGAAGTCTTCGAGCGGAACCTGCCAGCCGCGCTGCTCGTCTTCACTCCAGCGACGGAGGAAGACAGCGGCGGGGACGGGGAGGAGTACCGTCTGAAGACGGTGACGAACGCGGGGAACCCCACGCTGGGGGCCAGCGGGCCCTTGGTGTTTCCCGTCGTGAAATCGCGGACGAACGCCTTCGGGCGGGGCATCACCGTGGGGCGGACGGGCAATAACGACGTGGTCCTGGACGACGGGAGCGTGTCCCGGTTCCACGCCTGGTTCAGCCAGGAGGAAGGCCATGCGGGCTTCCTGCTGACGGATGCCGGGTCCAAGAATGGCTCCTGGGCGGGGGGCGTCCGCCTCGTGCCCCGGAAGGCCGTTCCGGTGGCGGATGGAGCGCGGTTGCGCTTCGGCCAGGTGGAGGTCGGCTTCTACACGACCAGCGGTTTTATGCGGATGCTTGCCGTGAGGATGGCTCCCTGA
- a CDS encoding Stp1/IreP family PP2C-type Ser/Thr phosphatase produces the protein MFAVALTTEAFGLTDVGRRRQHNEDAMLVDAALGLYVVADGMGGHAAGEVASNRATEVVKQHISANRHLLKDLGINPTPDSRSAAAALVEVAVQRACADIYRTAMSDATKRGMGTTFVCLAVGGNKGVIGHVGDSRVYLVRHGQCHRLTEDHTLVAAQLKAGTITKDQAANSQYRNVITRAVGIQESVQVDTLIVDLVPGDMFILCSDGLHGYVEDEEVLPLIAGIAPADLPKRFIDVANERGGKDNITAVVVKVAGEGSSVSEESSEAQSRMEALRKIPLFRHLTYKEQTAVLSIATTRTYPAGREIVVEGQPGEELFVVIRGRVAIEKNGVEIAELRAGGHFGEMGLIDNAPRSATVRATEPTRTMVISRPDLMGLMKRESILAVKMLWSFVQVLSDRLRATNSELSEARQELAVAQAIAPFAEE, from the coding sequence GTGTTCGCGGTGGCCTTGACCACAGAAGCTTTTGGACTGACCGACGTCGGCCGCAGGCGGCAGCACAACGAAGACGCGATGCTGGTGGATGCGGCACTCGGTCTCTACGTGGTGGCTGACGGCATGGGCGGTCACGCGGCCGGCGAGGTCGCGAGCAACCGGGCCACGGAGGTCGTCAAGCAGCACATCTCCGCCAACCGCCATCTGTTGAAGGACCTGGGCATCAACCCGACGCCGGACAGCCGCTCCGCGGCGGCGGCGCTCGTCGAGGTGGCCGTCCAGCGCGCGTGCGCGGACATCTACCGGACGGCGATGTCGGACGCGACCAAGCGCGGCATGGGCACGACGTTCGTGTGCCTCGCGGTAGGCGGCAACAAAGGCGTCATCGGCCATGTGGGTGACAGCCGTGTCTACCTGGTGCGGCATGGCCAGTGTCACCGGCTGACGGAGGACCACACGCTGGTCGCCGCGCAGCTCAAGGCCGGCACGATTACCAAGGACCAGGCCGCCAACTCGCAGTACCGCAACGTGATTACCCGCGCGGTGGGCATCCAGGAGTCCGTCCAGGTCGACACGCTCATCGTGGACCTGGTGCCCGGGGACATGTTCATCCTCTGCTCGGACGGCCTGCACGGCTATGTCGAGGACGAGGAGGTCCTTCCGCTCATCGCCGGCATCGCGCCCGCGGACCTGCCCAAGCGCTTCATCGACGTCGCCAACGAGCGCGGTGGCAAGGACAACATCACCGCGGTGGTGGTGAAGGTCGCGGGCGAAGGCTCCAGCGTCAGCGAGGAGTCGAGCGAAGCGCAGTCGCGCATGGAGGCGCTGCGCAAGATTCCGCTCTTCCGTCACCTCACCTACAAGGAACAGACGGCGGTGCTGTCCATCGCGACCACGCGCACGTATCCCGCGGGGCGCGAAATCGTGGTGGAGGGGCAGCCGGGCGAGGAGCTCTTCGTCGTCATCCGGGGCCGGGTGGCCATCGAGAAGAACGGCGTGGAGATCGCCGAGCTGCGCGCGGGTGGCCACTTCGGAGAGATGGGGCTCATCGACAACGCGCCGCGTTCAGCGACGGTGCGAGCGACGGAGCCCACGCGCACCATGGTCATCTCGCGGCCGGACCTGATGGGCCTGATGAAGCGCGAGTCCATCCTCGCGGTGAAGATGCTCTGGAGCTTCGTCCAGGTGCTCAGCGACCGGCTTCGCGCCACCAACTCGGAGCTCAGCGAGGCACGGCAGGAACTGGCCGTGGCCCAGGCGATTGCTCCGTTCGCCGAGGAGTAG